One window of Pseudochaenichthys georgianus chromosome 18, fPseGeo1.2, whole genome shotgun sequence genomic DNA carries:
- the smim20 gene encoding small integral membrane protein 20, whose product MSKNARIALIFGGFVTAIAAALYPIFVYPMAHNHVYRDVQKTNRAGVNQADIQPVGMKVWSDPFKPAGK is encoded by the exons ATGTCAAAAAATGCGAGAATAGCGTTGATATTTGGAGGCTTTGTAACAGCAATTGCCGCCGCGTTATACCCGATATTTGTCTACCCAATGGCGCATAACCATGTGTACA GAGATGTTCAGAAGACGAACCGGGCAGGAGTCAACCAGGCAGACATTCAACCCGTGG GTATGAAGGTTTGGTCCGATCCATTCAAGCCTGCAGGGAAATGA